One genomic window of Desulfobulbaceae bacterium includes the following:
- a CDS encoding AAA family ATPase, producing the protein MINIESQISTKYLIETTIVPHTAFDNATQRIAQCLNYSDEASEPIGIALIGESRTGKSRLLEDFECQHNPTRDENGINKKIIRVKTPSKPTVKSLVELMLREIKDPIFTNGTENSKTIRLKCLMNKTGIKMVMIDEFQHFYDKGSHKVMHHVADWLKILVDDSKVSLVVAGLPTCKTVIDQNEQLAGRFMAPIILPRFDWSKDTQREEFIGILDAFQQIMEKYFNTPKFSNQEMSFRFYCATGGLIGYLTKLLRQTVWDALDSGDNIIKLKNLSQAYAKSIWTHEHPNPFDDAFSDQPTEFILSQIQKIGAHEPEEPGSESATIKSGRKRRNKMTPSQILSAQ; encoded by the coding sequence ATGATTAATATAGAATCTCAAATCTCTACAAAATATCTTATTGAAACAACGATAGTTCCCCATACCGCTTTTGATAATGCTACTCAAAGAATAGCACAATGCCTAAATTACAGCGATGAAGCATCAGAACCGATAGGCATCGCATTAATTGGAGAATCAAGAACAGGCAAAAGTCGCTTATTGGAAGATTTCGAGTGCCAACACAACCCAACACGGGATGAAAATGGTATTAATAAAAAAATTATCAGAGTAAAAACTCCATCAAAGCCTACTGTTAAAAGTTTAGTAGAATTAATGCTTCGCGAGATTAAAGATCCAATATTTACAAATGGTACAGAAAATTCTAAAACAATTCGACTAAAATGCTTAATGAATAAAACTGGAATAAAAATGGTTATGATTGATGAGTTTCAGCACTTTTATGACAAAGGATCTCATAAAGTCATGCATCATGTTGCTGACTGGCTTAAAATACTGGTAGATGACAGCAAAGTATCCCTTGTTGTTGCTGGACTACCAACATGCAAAACAGTAATTGACCAGAATGAACAATTAGCAGGTCGTTTTATGGCACCAATAATATTGCCACGATTTGACTGGTCAAAAGATACCCAACGGGAAGAATTTATTGGAATATTGGACGCATTTCAACAAATAATGGAAAAATATTTTAATACCCCTAAATTTTCCAATCAAGAAATGTCTTTTAGGTTTTATTGTGCCACAGGTGGCCTAATTGGATATCTGACAAAATTACTTAGACAAACAGTTTGGGACGCGCTTGATTCTGGCGACAATATCATCAAATTGAAAAATCTTAGTCAAGCTTATGCCAAATCCATTTGGACTCATGAGCATCCCAATCCATTCGACGATGCATTTTCAGACCAACCAACCGAATTCATACTTTCACAAATACAGAAAATTGGAGCACATGAGCCCGAGGAACCAGGATCAGAATCTGCCACAATAAAATCGGGAAGGAAAAGAAGAAATAAAATGACTCCATCACAGATTCTTTCAGCTCAGTAA
- a CDS encoding DDE-type integrase/transposase/recombinase: protein MTPIIKSTWDRLKEPQKPPHWTTVFRWKKNYLEAGKDITALTGEEYNKGNRKPRYPDEVINIVEQSIETIYLTRERKTIQDTLDNAKAAVIKENHLRPSSIYLPFPTRTLVKGMISQLPAFDKYAARHGRTAAIKKFRSVQSHRTTNAPLERAEIDHTILDLFVIDDRNGLPLGRPYVTACIDDYTRCLLGINIGFEPPSHLSVSRCLKHAFLPKIELNQVYPSINKKWNAHGVMRELVVDNGLEFHSQSLEKACFMLGIEIHYAPRKVPWFKGKIERFFNTFNKGIAHGNPGTTFRNIFEKDDYNPEKHAVVRLSILREIIYIWVVDYYHQKNHRALGLSPASMWDSSIHSEDIPLPDNPAIIDAIMGRKELRKLTHKGIELSGLLYNSPELTELRRKHGDSIDVEISVDDGDIGSIYVFAPDKQTTYMVRAISWDYAEGLTNWQHRVFKNYSKKNMEKQDINSWIMAKDTIFNIIRNESLLKKNKSNKKVARFTDTERLIDRPLTKSKEINSDIISSPAPEFTTYTLDQLSGKFKTFTPIQRQRISSYIQEDSDD from the coding sequence TTTTCAGGTGGAAAAAAAACTACCTAGAAGCTGGTAAAGATATTACCGCCTTAACTGGCGAGGAATACAACAAAGGGAACAGGAAACCTCGCTATCCCGACGAGGTGATTAATATTGTAGAGCAGTCCATTGAAACAATCTATCTCACGCGCGAACGCAAAACTATTCAGGACACTCTAGACAATGCTAAAGCAGCGGTGATAAAGGAAAATCACCTTCGACCTTCGTCCATATACCTTCCTTTTCCGACACGCACATTGGTAAAGGGTATGATATCACAATTACCGGCCTTTGATAAATATGCTGCTCGACACGGCCGCACGGCAGCAATAAAAAAATTTCGGTCTGTACAATCCCATCGCACCACAAATGCTCCCTTGGAACGTGCAGAGATTGACCACACCATCTTAGATCTATTCGTTATTGATGATAGAAACGGATTACCACTTGGCAGACCATATGTCACTGCATGTATTGATGACTATACTCGTTGTCTTCTTGGAATCAATATTGGCTTTGAACCACCGAGTCATCTTAGCGTATCTCGCTGCTTAAAGCATGCATTTCTGCCCAAAATTGAACTTAATCAAGTATATCCATCAATTAATAAAAAATGGAATGCACATGGAGTTATGAGAGAACTTGTTGTTGACAATGGCCTTGAATTCCATAGCCAAAGCCTAGAAAAAGCATGCTTTATGCTGGGTATTGAAATTCACTACGCCCCCCGCAAGGTCCCATGGTTTAAAGGCAAAATCGAAAGATTTTTCAACACCTTTAACAAAGGAATTGCCCATGGAAATCCCGGGACAACTTTTCGAAATATTTTTGAAAAAGATGACTATAACCCAGAAAAGCATGCTGTTGTCAGACTAAGTATACTCCGGGAAATAATCTACATATGGGTTGTCGATTACTATCATCAAAAAAATCATCGTGCTCTAGGATTGTCTCCAGCATCTATGTGGGACTCAAGCATTCATTCGGAAGACATCCCGCTACCAGATAATCCTGCAATCATCGATGCCATCATGGGACGTAAAGAACTCAGAAAACTGACCCACAAGGGAATAGAATTGTCCGGCCTACTATACAACTCCCCGGAACTAACTGAGTTACGTAGAAAACACGGTGACAGTATTGATGTTGAGATTAGCGTTGATGATGGAGACATTGGTTCAATATATGTTTTCGCACCAGACAAACAGACTACATACATGGTTCGGGCTATATCTTGGGATTACGCAGAGGGACTAACCAATTGGCAACACCGTGTTTTCAAAAACTACTCAAAAAAGAATATGGAAAAACAAGATATAAATTCCTGGATTATGGCCAAAGATACCATATTTAATATAATCAGAAATGAGTCATTACTGAAAAAAAATAAATCGAACAAAAAAGTTGCTAGATTCACAGATACTGAAAGACTAATCGATCGACCACTCACCAAAAGTAAAGAAATTAATTCTGATATAATATCATCACCAGCTCCTGAGTTTACAACTTACACATTGGATCAATTAAGCGGAAAATTTAAAACTTTTACCCCAATCCAAAGACAACGTATTTCCTCCTATATACAGGAGGACTCGGATGATTAA